A genome region from Halorussus pelagicus includes the following:
- a CDS encoding 50S ribosomal protein L15e encodes MAKSFYSHIKDAWKDPDDGDLAELQWQRKQDWRDQGAIERIERPTRLDKARELGYKAKQGVVVARVSVRKGSARKERFKAGRRTKRQGVNRIYRRKNLQRIGEERSSRKFKNLRVLNSYWVGEDGSQKWFEVILLDPEHPAIENDDDLNWICDDSHKGRAFRGLTSAGQSNRGLQQRGKGTEHTRPSNNSGQGRAK; translated from the coding sequence ATGGCAAAGAGCTTCTACTCACACATCAAAGACGCATGGAAGGACCCGGACGACGGCGACCTCGCCGAACTCCAGTGGCAGCGAAAACAGGACTGGCGCGACCAAGGCGCCATCGAGCGCATCGAGCGACCGACCCGCCTCGACAAGGCCCGCGAACTGGGCTACAAGGCCAAGCAGGGCGTCGTCGTCGCTCGCGTCAGCGTTCGCAAAGGCTCGGCCCGCAAGGAGCGGTTCAAGGCCGGTCGCCGAACGAAGCGACAGGGTGTCAACCGAATCTACCGACGCAAGAACCTCCAGCGCATCGGTGAGGAGCGTTCCAGTCGGAAGTTCAAGAACCTGCGCGTGCTCAACTCCTACTGGGTCGGCGAAGACGGCAGTCAGAAGTGGTTCGAAGTGATTCTGCTGGACCCCGAGCATCCCGCCATCGAGAACGACGACGACCTCAACTGGATCTGCGACGACTCCCACAAGGGTCGGGCCTTCCGCGGCCTGACCAGTGCGGGCCAGAGCAACCGCGGACTCCAGCAGCGTGGCAAGGGCACGGAACACACTCGCCCGAGCAACAACAGCGGTCAGGGTCGCGCGAAGTAA
- a CDS encoding DoxX family protein has product MATNDIKTRVNEFESTIGGITVHGKAHSLSAWFVLALRLMMGYAFLYSGWDKVTAAEPFSATGYLMNAVPAESPMVGVFHWMGSTPWFADFLSIAVPWGEVLIGLGLLVGALTRLAAFFGAFMMLMFYFGNWDVAHGIINGDFAYMLVFLAVAAFGAGRILGLDAIIEQYEIGGEVLVEKYPKLGYILG; this is encoded by the coding sequence ATGGCCACTAACGACATCAAAACCCGAGTGAACGAGTTCGAGAGCACGATTGGCGGCATCACGGTCCACGGGAAGGCCCACAGCCTGAGCGCGTGGTTCGTCCTCGCACTGCGGCTAATGATGGGTTATGCCTTCCTCTACTCCGGGTGGGACAAGGTCACGGCGGCCGAACCGTTCAGCGCGACGGGCTACCTGATGAACGCGGTCCCGGCCGAGAGTCCGATGGTGGGCGTGTTCCACTGGATGGGAAGCACGCCGTGGTTCGCCGACTTCCTCAGCATCGCCGTGCCGTGGGGCGAGGTGCTCATCGGTCTCGGCCTGCTCGTGGGCGCGCTGACCCGCCTCGCGGCGTTCTTCGGCGCGTTCATGATGCTGATGTTCTACTTCGGCAACTGGGACGTTGCCCACGGCATCATCAACGGCGACTTCGCGTACATGCTGGTGTTCCTCGCCGTCGCGGCGTTCGGCGCGGGCCGCATCCTCGGCTTGGACGCCATCATCGAGCAGTACGAAATCGGCGGCGAGGTGCTGGTCGAGAAGTACCCGAAACTGGGGTACATTCTCGGCTGA
- the ubaA gene encoding SAMP-activating enzyme E1: MSLSLDPEQLDRYSRHIIMDEVGPDGQQALLDAAVLVIGAGGLGAPAIQYLAAAGVGTLGVADDDEVELSNLQRQIIHGNDDVGRPKVESAADFVADQNPDVDVQTHEVRVEPESVEELIAEYDFVVDATDNFRTRYLVNDACTLSGTPFSHGAIYKFEGQVTTFTTEGPCYRCLFPEAPPEGMVADCASTGVLGVLPGTLGCIQATETIKYLLCESGGLDTGELLDGRMVFYDAMDMTFEEVEFRQNPECPVCGDDPIETLSQVEYADESCPVSAD, from the coding sequence ATGAGCCTCTCGCTCGACCCGGAGCAACTCGACCGCTACTCGCGCCACATCATCATGGACGAGGTGGGACCCGACGGCCAGCAGGCCCTGCTCGACGCCGCCGTGCTAGTAATCGGGGCGGGCGGTCTCGGCGCACCGGCCATCCAGTACCTCGCGGCCGCGGGCGTTGGCACCCTCGGCGTCGCCGACGACGACGAGGTGGAGTTGAGCAACCTCCAGCGCCAGATTATCCACGGCAACGACGACGTTGGGCGACCGAAAGTCGAGTCGGCCGCGGACTTCGTGGCCGACCAGAACCCCGACGTGGACGTACAGACTCACGAGGTGCGAGTCGAACCCGAGAGCGTCGAAGAACTCATCGCGGAGTACGATTTCGTGGTGGACGCGACGGACAACTTCCGGACGCGCTACCTCGTCAACGACGCCTGCACGCTCTCGGGGACGCCCTTCTCCCACGGTGCCATCTACAAGTTCGAGGGGCAGGTCACGACGTTCACCACGGAGGGACCGTGCTACCGGTGTCTGTTCCCCGAAGCGCCGCCCGAGGGGATGGTCGCCGACTGCGCGAGTACCGGCGTGTTGGGCGTGCTTCCCGGAACGCTGGGGTGCATTCAGGCCACGGAGACCATCAAGTACCTCCTCTGCGAGAGCGGAGGTCTAGACACGGGCGAACTGCTCGACGGTCGGATGGTGTTCTACGACGCGATGGACATGACCTTCGAGGAGGTCGAGTTCCGCCAGAACCCCGAGTGTCCGGTCTGTGGCGACGACCCCATCGAAACGCTCTCGCAGGTCGAGTACGCCGACGAGTCGTGTCCGGTAAGCGCGGACTGA
- the gfo6 gene encoding D-xylose 1-dehydrogenase Gfo6 — protein sequence MDATALSEFGRRDWETETDIEPLRFAMIGLGWWTREEAIPATEESDRCETTVVVSGDRDKAEDVAEASGNAEVALTYDEFHDGAATDEYDAVYVATPNAKHLAFVESAAEFGKAVLCEKPMEATPERARRMVETCEGEVPLMVAYRMQTEPVVRRARELVAEGAIGDPTLVHGSMSQDLLEIFSNPDQWRLDPDLSGPGASVMDLGIYPLNTARFVLDADPVEVSALARSEGEAFADVPDEAATFQIRFDDGTLAACSASQHAVRSSHLKIVGTEGEISIEPAFFDRQDRHFALEIDGNRANVEYEQADQMLEEFDYFAHQVRTGGDLHADGRHGLVDIEALHAIYESAANGSSVEL from the coding sequence ATGGACGCAACCGCCCTCTCGGAGTTCGGCCGCCGCGACTGGGAGACGGAAACTGACATCGAACCGCTCCGATTTGCGATGATTGGACTCGGGTGGTGGACCCGCGAGGAGGCCATCCCCGCGACCGAGGAGAGCGACCGGTGCGAGACCACCGTCGTCGTCAGCGGCGACCGCGACAAGGCCGAAGACGTTGCCGAGGCGTCCGGGAACGCCGAGGTCGCGCTGACCTACGACGAGTTCCACGACGGCGCGGCGACCGACGAGTACGACGCCGTCTACGTCGCCACGCCGAACGCCAAGCACCTCGCGTTCGTCGAGTCGGCCGCCGAGTTCGGCAAGGCCGTCCTCTGCGAGAAACCGATGGAGGCGACCCCCGAGCGCGCCCGCCGGATGGTCGAGACCTGCGAGGGCGAGGTGCCCCTGATGGTCGCCTACCGGATGCAGACCGAACCCGTCGTCCGGCGGGCGCGCGAACTGGTCGCCGAGGGTGCCATCGGCGACCCGACGCTCGTCCACGGGAGCATGTCCCAAGACCTGCTGGAGATATTTTCGAACCCCGACCAGTGGCGACTCGACCCCGACCTCTCGGGTCCCGGCGCGTCGGTGATGGACCTCGGCATCTACCCGCTGAACACCGCGCGCTTCGTCCTCGACGCCGACCCCGTCGAGGTGTCGGCGCTCGCGCGCTCGGAGGGCGAGGCGTTCGCGGACGTGCCCGACGAGGCCGCCACCTTCCAGATTCGGTTCGACGACGGCACGCTCGCGGCTTGTTCGGCCAGCCAGCACGCCGTCCGTTCGAGTCACCTCAAAATCGTCGGCACTGAGGGCGAAATCAGCATCGAACCCGCCTTCTTCGACCGACAGGACCGCCACTTCGCGCTCGAAATCGACGGCAATCGCGCGAACGTGGAGTACGAGCAGGCCGACCAGATGCTCGAAGAGTTCGACTACTTCGCCCATCAGGTCCGGACCGGCGGCGACCTCCACGCCGACGGCCGCCACGGTCTCGTGGACATCGAGGCGCTTCACGCTATCTACGAGAGCGCGGCAAACGGGTCAAGCGTGGAGTTGTAG